The region CTCGCGCCAACTGGGCCGTCAGATCATAAGGGGGCACAAAGTGCTCATCTTCATGAGCATTCCAGGCAGTGGCAATTGCAGCAGTGAGCTGTTCGCGCGTCGCCGCCAAGTTCATGACAAACTCATCATGGCTGCGACCGACTCGATAGTCGGGCTGCCGAGAGGGCATGTTCAGATAGCGACTGATTCTTGGCAGATCAAATCCATACAAAATCGAACCATGGTGCAACAGCGCATGCCGACTGTACTTCTGGGCGTTCCCGGAAAACTTCCGCTCACCAATGACCAGATCACTCGTCCCTTTGATCTGCACATCACCCACCATGGGCCGTAATTGCTTGACGATTCTTCCCAATAACTGACAGGTTGTCGCCGGTACTCCCAGCTTGGAGATCTCTGCCGTAAGTGGCACCACGACCGTGAACATCAGGCAGCCCGGGCCAGCCACAACAGTCCCACCTCCACTGCAGCGCCGAAAGATCTCCACCCCATCAGCAGCACAGGCTTCGGCATTAACCTCTTTCTCACGCGAGTTGGAACGCCCCAGAATGACGGCGTACCGGCGCAGTTCCCAGAACCGCATACAGGCCGCTTCCGGCTCATCGTTCACTGTCAGCAGCAGTGCTTCGTCAAAGGCCAGATTGTCCGGAGCTGTCGGCAACGAATAATCAATCCGATCCACTTCTGCCGGCCAGAGATCCAGCAGTCGCGTGCAAATATCCTCCGCCATGTGGCTGGTCTCTCACGAGGGAAATCATCTTTCTCACGTAGCAAGTTTAGCCCGCCACGAACTCGTTGCCCACTTTGCGGGCTCTTTGAGGCTTATCCACATTCACACCCAGCGCCATGCCGATCTCCACCAGCAGGTTCCAGCCTGCACACAGTTCGACAAACCCCGCCAGACTTCCCCCATCCGGAATCTGAATGTTCGGGAACATCGTCTCGCGTGGCGAAATGGTCACGACGGTCAAGCCCACGCCCTTCACCAGCACATCCATGAACTTCTGTTCCGACTCAGCATATGGATTGATCCACACCACTACATCGTCGGCCTGCATGATCTCTTCAATCCCATGGACAGCATACGTCCCTTCCAGGAAATCGCTGGGCTTACGCGTGATTTCATTGGTCTTGAGTGTCAGCTCTTCGGCGACACCATCATTCCGTCCTGCGAAGTAGATCGTCCTGGCCTTGGCCAGTTTCTCGATGATCTCGCGATCGATCGGCTGAGTCAGCACCTTCTGTACCTGATCGGCGAGTGTCGGCAACTGGCTCTTGAGATTCGACTCACCCGCCACAGCTTCGACCAGTGCCCGCACCACCAGAGCCTGTTCAATCACACTCTTGGTGGCTGCGACTGCACCTTCTTTACCACACTTCAGGACATGCCCGCGTTTGGCAAGAGCTTCTAATGGCGAAGCAGCCATCGCCGTCAAACTGTAGAGCGCGGGATGCCCGGCCCCTTTGAGCTGCGTAAACAGCCGGATGACTTCTGCTGTCTTGCCACTATTCGAAGCCGCCAGGACTGCCCATTCGTTCAAGGCATAATCCTGCGACTGCCGACCAGCTTCTGTATGCAGCACACATGGCCAACCCTGCTGGCGGGAATACATGATGGCATTTTTCCCCGGGAAGAGTCGGCTCGATCCTTCGCCTGTCAGCAGCAATCGACCAGCCGAGCGCACTTCCTGGGCAGTCCCACTCACCACTTGAGGATCAAAATCACGAATCACCTGGGGCACAGCCAGCATATCGGCCACAAGTCCAAACCCGGCATACGGCTCACGATCAGCAAACATGAAACACCTGTCAAAGTAGGGTCCGCTGTGCGGACCGTGTTAGATATCACCAAAGTTGAAAAAATGTCATTGGTAAACGGCGATGATTATGGTCCGCACAGCGGACCCTACGCCTTCCCCTTCTTCGCTGCCAGCACGCTGTAAGTCGGCAATTCGCCCACCAAAGGCTTCGCATAGTCCAAAAAGGCCTTCGTCACATCAAAGCCATCTTTGGAGATAAAGTTGTCCGGCATCGGACGCTCATGATTGGCAACTTCTCCCAAAGGAATCGTACCAAAACCAATCTGGTACGCGTCGGTCTTCTTCCCGACACGCTGCATCGTCACCATCACGCCGCTGGTTCCCGCGAGAGCCAATCGAACAGCCTCTTTACCGCACGCATAGGCTTCATCGAGATCAAGCTTCAGCCCACGGTCTGCCGCACACATCTGCAACGATTCCGTCACCTGGAATTCACCACGCCAGCCGAACTCATCCGAAATCATCCGATGGAGCATCATGGCCGCACTGGTTCCGCCCATCGCACCAAACTCGACATTGTTAAACTTGTCACGAGTCTGTGAAGCACTGACCGGCTGTCCGTCGGCATCACGGATCCCTTCACCGCAGACAATCGAAACAAACCCGTGCTTCTCTTGAGCTTTCTTGACCACACTCAAAAATGCATCGCGAACAAAAGGGCGCTCCGGGAAGAGAATCACGTGCGGTGCTGTCAGACCGTTTCCTCGGGCACATGCCGCCGCTGCTGGCAGCCAACCCGCACTGCGTCCAACCGTCTGGAACACGACAAACTGATCGACGCGCTGCATGTCTTTCGCCAGAAGCCCACCCTGCAGCACACTCATGGCCACATAACGGGCCGCACTCGGAAAGCCAGGCGTATGATCAGTACCAAACAGATCATTGTCGACCGTCTTAGGCACACCCACGCCAATCATCTCATGGCCGTTTTCCCCTGCATATTTCACGACACGGTGGATCGTATCCATCGTGTCGTTACCACCAATCATGAAGTAATAGCGGATGTTGTACTTTTTCAGTTGCTTGAGCACTGCCGGAAAATGCTCATCCTTCAGCTTCAGGCGGCTCGAACCGAGTGCCGAACCTGGAGTTCCTCGCAATCCCTTCAAGACTGCCGCGTCTTCATTGGAAAAATCAACGAGGTGGTCACCCAGGACACCTTCAATGCCAAATCGCATGCCAAACACACGCTGAATGGGCTTGCTCTTCCGGGCTGTCTCCAGCACTCCCAGAAGCGATGTATTAATCACAGATGTCGGCCCACCCGATTGTCCAATCAGTGCATTGCCTGCGAGCATTTCGTTCCAAACCTTCCAGAAACTTCGTTAAGACCCTGAATTCCGACCCATCAATTCGATGCGATCATCGCGTTGATTTGGCGACCCACTCCAGCATCTGCCGGAAAAACTGCGAATAGAGATTTCCCACTTCGATCGCTCCGGCTCCCGGAGCCTGTGACGTCACACGCTCGTCGCCCCAATCCACCAGTCCACCCACCCAGTGAGGTGCCACGTCACTGGCAAATGCAGCCACTCGCCCTGTACCCGCTTCTCCAACCACCAGAAGTGGGTGATGATCTGCGTGTTCCCAGGTCGTTTTCCCATGCTCCAAGCTGAAAGTCGGCCGCCAGACGCGGGCCATCAGCAAGGTTTGAGCCTTAGCTTTAGCCGCGATGCGATTGAGGCCCCCAATGGTCGGCGGACGATCTTCCCAAGGAAGATTCTGCAGAATCGGATGAGATACACTGTTGATCGCTGCTGGAATTGCCAACGTCGGCTGGTCAAAATTGATCCGGTCATCAGCAGATTTGATGTCCACCGGCAAGACTTCAGCCAATAAGGTCTGGTCCCAGTTCCCACCCAGACCATGGTAGCTTTCCCAGCCACCCAGCATCACCAATCCGCAGCCCGCCTTGACCATCGTCACCAGTTGATCGATGGCCTGTGCGGTCATTCGTTCCGCAGGATAATCACTCAGAATGACCAGATCTTGCTTTGCCAGCAGTTCACCAACATCCAGCCCGACATGACTGGGGATATAGTCAAACTCCCATTGCCACGAGGTCATCAGGCCCGCCAGATAACCAGCCGCCGTCTCCAGCGAAGTATCGCCGCAGTAAAGGACTCTGGTCACTGGCTACTACTCCTCATCTCAACAGGGCCGGCATCGATCATGTGGAAAACTTGACCACAGAAAACTGCACTTCCACCACACTTTTCAAACAGCCCGGAAGTCTAATTCACCAGAGCCGCGCATCGCAACCAAGCAACCGCACAGGGTCTATCAACATGACTTTTCGCACAATAAATCTTCCAGAGATCACGCCCAGGAAGACGTTTTTCCGACTCTTTGGTTCGTCATTTGTCTTGAGTTCTCGATTCCGGTCAAAATGACCCCAGTTTTCCAAGTGGCCGATATGTTCCACGAAGACAAATCCATGAATTCCGCTGGAGTTCTTCCACCGATCAGCATGATCCCCCAGGAAATTCCAGACCTCAGCACCATTGAACTACTCAAGTTCAGCAGAACTGGAGTAGAACTGTAACGACAGAATCCAGAGATTCTCCCGGTGGATCTTCTTCGAGTTCGGAGTTGGTATGTGTGGTGTCGTTGGTTTTTACGCTCCTCAGGCCCCGATGCCGCTCCATGAGGCAGAGCATGTTCTCCGTCAGATGACCAACCGCCTCGAGCATCGCGGCCCGGATGACGCCGGTTGCTGGATCGATGCGCAATCAGGCATTGCACTCGGTCAGACTCGACTGGCCATTGTCGATCTTTCACCACTTGGCCACCAACCGATGGATTCTGCCAATGGCGAATGGACAATCGTCTTCAATGGAGAAATCTATAACTTTCACACACTCCGCCAGGAACTGGCCTCACTCGGAGTCACCTTCAAAGGCCATTCCGATACCGAAGTGCTCGTCGAAGGTTTCAACATCTGGGGGGTTCGCCCCACCATCGAAAAATGCGTCGGTATGTTTGCCATCGCCGCCTGGAACCATCGCGAGCGGGAACTCACTCTCGTCCGTGATCGACTGGGAAAAAAGCCCCTCTACTATGGCTGCATCGGTCAAACGTGGTTGTTTGCATCCGAACTCAAAGCTCTGCACCCTCACCCCCGCTTTGAACCAAGGCTCAACCGAAATGCCATTCCTCTCTACCTGAGGCATAACTACATCCCCGGCCCCTATTCCATCTACGAACACATCTGGAAACTACAGCCGGGAACCATCCTCACCATCAATGCCCAGGGCCAGTCCACAGGCCCGCAGACTTATTGGAGCATGCGCAAAGATGCCTCTGCCAAAGGTCTGGCCAATATCTTCCAGGGAACCTTCGACGAAGCCCTCCAGCAACTCGAACAACTGCTCGAGAACGCCATCGCACTGCGCATGATTGCCGATGTCCCCCTCGGTTCTTTTCTCTCTGGCGGCATCGATTCATCCCTCGTCACCGCTTTGATGCAGAAGGTGTCGTCCAAACCTGTCCGCACTTTCTCGATTGGTTTTGAAGACCCAGCCTACGACGAAGCCCCCTTTGCCAAAGCGATCGCCCAGCACTTAAAAACTGATCACATCGAGCATATTGTCTCAGGCCGCGAAGCCCTGGATGTCATCCCGCTCCTCCCGGAAATGTTCGACGAACCATTTGCCGATTCATCACAAATCCCAACCTACCTCGTCTCAAAGCTCGCCAGACAATCAGTGACCGTGGCACTCTCGGGCGATGGTGGTGATGAGTTCTTTTGCGGCTACCGCCGCTATTTCCAAACCCAGCAGATTGCCAGGATGCTGCAGCGAATTCCTGGTCCTGCCAGATCGATCGCCTCAATCCTTTGTCAATGGGCTGTACCATTAGCAAAAACGGTTTCGCTTCGATGGCAAAAGAGACTCAACCACGCCAGCCATTTGTTTTCGCATGCCGAGAGCGACGATCTTTATCTGTCACACATGCAGTATTGGACTGAGCAATCTCCCGGCACCATCGGCATTCCCTGGAGCGGCACCGAGTTCATGAATCGTGAGACCTGGCTGGCATCACCTCATGCCGAAGAGCGCTGGATGGATCTCGATTCTCGCACCTACCTGCCCGACGACATCCTCACAAAAGTCGATCGTACCAGTATGGCAGTGGCACTCGAAACCCGGGCCCCGCTCATTGATCATCGCGTCATCGAGTTCGCCTGGACATTACCTCTCGACTTCAAGCGTCAAGACAACAACGGCAAGATCCCTCTCAAGCGTATTCTCAACAAATACGTCCCGTCAGAACTTTTCGAACGCCCCAAAAAGGGATTCGGCGTGCCGATGGAACGCTGGCTCTGTGAGGACCTTCGCGATTGGGCCGAAGACCTGCTCTCAGAACAAAGCCTGAACGCCACCGGTTTCTATAACACTCCTCTCATCAGGCAGCGCTGGCACGCCCATACCCACGGCCAACCGGTCTGGAATTACCATCTCTGGGGAGTGCTCATGTTGCAGGCCTGGCTGCGAACCTGGCCACATTGAACGGGATTCGATTTTAGACTGCGAAATCAGCCCGCATTACGTCGAGGCGTATCGATGACGCATCCGCTCGAGAGCGCGGGAAAGAATCGGCCCAATCGAGTTCAGCGGAATCCCCACTTCACGGCTGATCTCCTGGTAGCTGCTTCCCTCCATGTGGTACTTACGCACCACGTCGGCATCCCGGGCCGGCAGCCCACTCAGGATCTTCTCAATGACTTCCTGATGCTCAATCCGTCGGACTTCGGTTGGTGCCACCGGCTCGATGGCATCGGTATTCTGCCCAGAATTCACATGATTTGAACGCACATGCCCGAATGCTTCAGACATTCGGCGTTTGATCATTTCTCGCACCACGACCCGGCGGGCCACCACGACCAGATAAGCCGCTAAAGAAGCCTTTCCTCGAAACCGCTTCAGTACCGCAAAATCATTCTCAGTGATCGCGATCAGCACATCTGAGCAGAGATCCTCCACATCAGAGTTTTGCAGCGGAATACTTCGGGCCTGGGCCGAATGATGAATCACATGGGCAAACAGTGGCAAAAAACGGTCAACAAACTCCCTCCACGCGCCGGCTTCCCGGCGGAGGCAGCGATTGATCAGATCTCGATCAGTGTCCGTAAGTGCCACGATTCTGCCCTGCCAATCACGAAAAGTTACGGACACCCATACTTAAGCTGCCAGTACACTCTTCGTTTGCGACTCGCTCACTGGTTCCATCCCCTCATGAATTGGTCACATACCTGTAACCAACAAAATTCAGAATTTTTTTCCTGATCCTCAACACGCCACCACCGGTGGCTCGTCACCACATGAACATACAGCCAGTTTTGTAGCTTTCACGTGGTTGTCGGATTGTTTCTGATACGAATTACCAGACGAGGGAGATCAATCTGTCAGTAAATCTTTTCGACAGATTCACACACCTCTATCCAAAGTTATATGGCAATGACCCAACTCTGGCAAGAAATATGTTCATGCGAACATATCGAACCCAAAAACCAGAGTCATTGTCTGAAGGAAAAACATCTCAGTTTCGGGAGTTGATTTCTTTCACCTGACCGGGACGTCCTTGACGATTATTTGGGTGGCAACTAACATCGTCTGACAACCTGAATAACTCTGCAATGTGTTGTCAGCAGATAAGTTATGCGAGACTCACACTCTGCGGTAAACATTTTCCCGGTAATCACTTTCTCCGCGGAATGAATCGACTCTTTCCGCTTAATTGCAAAGGGATCTTATGACTCACGTTGTGGCGGAACCCTGCTTCAACTGCAAATACACCGATTGTGTTGTTGTTTGCCCCGTCGAATGTTTCAAAGAGGGCGAATCGATGCTCTTCATTCACCCCGAAGAGTGCATCGACTGCGAAGCCTGTGTCCCAGAGTGCCCCCCGCAGGCCATCTTTCACGAAGACAATCTTCCCGCTCAATGGGCCGACTATTTGAAGCTCAACGCCGAAATGTCGGAACAGTGCCCTCCAATCACTGAAAAGAAAGAACCTCTCGGCCCACCAATCGGCTGATACCAATCCTCTGGATGGCAGACCAGTCTGGCATCCCGGATTCGGCTGATGCCCCGATCAAACGAAATTTCTGGTGATACTCCACCCCGGTTCACGTGACCGGGGTTTTTTGTTTTCAGCGATCAAATCCTCGCCACCTTCGACTGGACGGAAAAACTCTTTTGGTTTACACACCTGCCCCGGCAAGCAAACCTTGGTCTCATCTCGTCATCAGGATGGAATTCCTGCAGACAGACTCAGGCAGAAGCTCGACCAGCAGGATTGGCACATGACTGCCGCAAACTCCGCTCAGGCGATTTCGACCAATCACAGTTCCACAGTTCCAATTTATTCTCGTCTCCTTGGTAACTTGTGGCGATCTCCCGGCCGGTTCTTCCGCTCAGCCAGTCGCTGGTTCTCCGGTGCCTACGAATGGGAAAGCCGGGCTGCTTACGATCTTGCCCAGTGGTTTCCCCCTCAGGATCAGGCGATTCTGAGCAGCATTTGTGGAACAGGACATCGCACAATCGACCGCATGACGGCCTGGCTTGCTGCCCAGGCACCACCCACAGGTTGCCTCGTTGATATCGGCTCTCAGGGAACATACTCCGCTGCCTGGATGGCCATGGGTGCCATGCGACATCCCTCACCCCTCACCGTCGTTTCGATTGGAGAAGAAATCGATCGTGTCTGGCAGGTCTTTGCCCGTCAGGCCGAATCCGCACACCT is a window of Planctopirus limnophila DSM 3776 DNA encoding:
- a CDS encoding lipoate--protein ligase family protein; the encoded protein is MAEDICTRLLDLWPAEVDRIDYSLPTAPDNLAFDEALLLTVNDEPEAACMRFWELRRYAVILGRSNSREKEVNAEACAADGVEIFRRCSGGGTVVAGPGCLMFTVVVPLTAEISKLGVPATTCQLLGRIVKQLRPMVGDVQIKGTSDLVIGERKFSGNAQKYSRHALLHHGSILYGFDLPRISRYLNMPSRQPDYRVGRSHDEFVMNLAATREQLTAAIATAWNAHEDEHFVPPYDLTAQLARDRYRTPEWNA
- a CDS encoding SIS domain-containing protein; protein product: MFADREPYAGFGLVADMLAVPQVIRDFDPQVVSGTAQEVRSAGRLLLTGEGSSRLFPGKNAIMYSRQQGWPCVLHTEAGRQSQDYALNEWAVLAASNSGKTAEVIRLFTQLKGAGHPALYSLTAMAASPLEALAKRGHVLKCGKEGAVAATKSVIEQALVVRALVEAVAGESNLKSQLPTLADQVQKVLTQPIDREIIEKLAKARTIYFAGRNDGVAEELTLKTNEITRKPSDFLEGTYAVHGIEEIMQADDVVVWINPYAESEQKFMDVLVKGVGLTVVTISPRETMFPNIQIPDGGSLAGFVELCAGWNLLVEIGMALGVNVDKPQRARKVGNEFVAG
- a CDS encoding diphosphate--fructose-6-phosphate 1-phosphotransferase, with protein sequence MLAGNALIGQSGGPTSVINTSLLGVLETARKSKPIQRVFGMRFGIEGVLGDHLVDFSNEDAAVLKGLRGTPGSALGSSRLKLKDEHFPAVLKQLKKYNIRYYFMIGGNDTMDTIHRVVKYAGENGHEMIGVGVPKTVDNDLFGTDHTPGFPSAARYVAMSVLQGGLLAKDMQRVDQFVVFQTVGRSAGWLPAAAACARGNGLTAPHVILFPERPFVRDAFLSVVKKAQEKHGFVSIVCGEGIRDADGQPVSASQTRDKFNNVEFGAMGGTSAAMMLHRMISDEFGWRGEFQVTESLQMCAADRGLKLDLDEAYACGKEAVRLALAGTSGVMVTMQRVGKKTDAYQIGFGTIPLGEVANHERPMPDNFISKDGFDVTKAFLDYAKPLVGELPTYSVLAAKKGKA
- a CDS encoding glutamine amidotransferase, giving the protein MTRVLYCGDTSLETAAGYLAGLMTSWQWEFDYIPSHVGLDVGELLAKQDLVILSDYPAERMTAQAIDQLVTMVKAGCGLVMLGGWESYHGLGGNWDQTLLAEVLPVDIKSADDRINFDQPTLAIPAAINSVSHPILQNLPWEDRPPTIGGLNRIAAKAKAQTLLMARVWRPTFSLEHGKTTWEHADHHPLLVVGEAGTGRVAAFASDVAPHWVGGLVDWGDERVTSQAPGAGAIEVGNLYSQFFRQMLEWVAKSTR
- the asnB gene encoding asparagine synthase (glutamine-hydrolyzing) produces the protein MCGVVGFYAPQAPMPLHEAEHVLRQMTNRLEHRGPDDAGCWIDAQSGIALGQTRLAIVDLSPLGHQPMDSANGEWTIVFNGEIYNFHTLRQELASLGVTFKGHSDTEVLVEGFNIWGVRPTIEKCVGMFAIAAWNHRERELTLVRDRLGKKPLYYGCIGQTWLFASELKALHPHPRFEPRLNRNAIPLYLRHNYIPGPYSIYEHIWKLQPGTILTINAQGQSTGPQTYWSMRKDASAKGLANIFQGTFDEALQQLEQLLENAIALRMIADVPLGSFLSGGIDSSLVTALMQKVSSKPVRTFSIGFEDPAYDEAPFAKAIAQHLKTDHIEHIVSGREALDVIPLLPEMFDEPFADSSQIPTYLVSKLARQSVTVALSGDGGDEFFCGYRRYFQTQQIARMLQRIPGPARSIASILCQWAVPLAKTVSLRWQKRLNHASHLFSHAESDDLYLSHMQYWTEQSPGTIGIPWSGTEFMNRETWLASPHAEERWMDLDSRTYLPDDILTKVDRTSMAVALETRAPLIDHRVIEFAWTLPLDFKRQDNNGKIPLKRILNKYVPSELFERPKKGFGVPMERWLCEDLRDWAEDLLSEQSLNATGFYNTPLIRQRWHAHTHGQPVWNYHLWGVLMLQAWLRTWPH
- a CDS encoding RNA polymerase sigma factor, with the protein product MALTDTDRDLINRCLRREAGAWREFVDRFLPLFAHVIHHSAQARSIPLQNSDVEDLCSDVLIAITENDFAVLKRFRGKASLAAYLVVVARRVVVREMIKRRMSEAFGHVRSNHVNSGQNTDAIEPVAPTEVRRIEHQEVIEKILSGLPARDADVVRKYHMEGSSYQEISREVGIPLNSIGPILSRALERMRHRYAST
- a CDS encoding ferredoxin family protein; translation: MTHVVAEPCFNCKYTDCVVVCPVECFKEGESMLFIHPEECIDCEACVPECPPQAIFHEDNLPAQWADYLKLNAEMSEQCPPITEKKEPLGPPIG